A portion of the Algisphaera agarilytica genome contains these proteins:
- a CDS encoding NAD(P)/FAD-dependent oxidoreductase → MIEQPTDPDRPNLVVIGGGFAGLAFCQNCKVPTRPNAPAPEIILIDKQNHHLFQPLLYQVAMAGLAATEIAAPLRAVLGKRQDITCLMDEATSIDPVNKKVVMGDREIAYDYLVLAAGGRTSYFGNDHWEKHAPGLKTLHDALRIRRRVLTAFEKAETILDTAEQERLMTIVVVGGGPTGVELAGAMGELVQKVFHRDFRRIDVRTARVILIESNERLLKVYPEELSASAQRQLEQLGVEVRLGVRVSNVHDTHVELNDGTSIQTRNVLWGAGVAASPLTAAFADSAELDRGGRIKVNPDLSVPGHPEVFAVGDLVNLTTKDGDPVPGVAPAALQMGKHVAKLVEHEFKHGKQPPEAREAFEYWDKGSMATIGRKRAVAWVGKLKISGFFAWVAWLGIHLMFLVTFRNKVSVLVQWCYSYLAFRRGARIIIPKNDDKPDQPGVRD, encoded by the coding sequence ATGATCGAACAGCCCACCGATCCGGATCGCCCCAACCTCGTCGTCATAGGCGGCGGTTTCGCGGGCCTGGCGTTCTGCCAGAACTGCAAGGTGCCCACCCGGCCCAACGCCCCGGCCCCCGAGATCATCCTGATCGACAAGCAGAACCACCACCTGTTCCAGCCGCTGCTGTACCAGGTCGCCATGGCGGGACTGGCCGCGACCGAGATCGCCGCCCCGCTGCGGGCCGTGCTGGGCAAACGCCAAGACATCACCTGCCTGATGGACGAGGCCACGTCGATCGACCCCGTCAACAAGAAAGTCGTCATGGGCGACCGCGAGATCGCCTACGACTACCTCGTCCTCGCCGCGGGCGGCCGGACCAGCTACTTCGGCAACGACCATTGGGAAAAACACGCCCCTGGGCTCAAGACGCTGCACGACGCCCTGCGTATCCGCCGCCGGGTGCTGACCGCGTTCGAGAAGGCCGAAACGATTCTCGACACCGCCGAGCAGGAACGGCTGATGACCATCGTCGTGGTCGGCGGCGGGCCGACGGGCGTCGAGCTTGCCGGGGCGATGGGCGAGCTCGTGCAAAAAGTCTTCCACCGCGACTTCCGCCGGATCGATGTGCGGACCGCCCGCGTGATCCTGATCGAAAGCAACGAGCGCCTGCTCAAGGTCTACCCCGAAGAACTCTCCGCCAGCGCCCAGCGCCAGCTCGAGCAGCTTGGCGTCGAAGTCCGGCTCGGGGTCCGCGTCAGCAACGTCCACGACACCCACGTCGAGCTCAACGACGGCACCTCGATCCAGACCCGCAACGTGCTCTGGGGCGCGGGCGTCGCCGCCAGCCCGTTGACCGCCGCCTTCGCCGACTCGGCCGAGCTCGACCGCGGCGGGCGGATCAAGGTCAACCCCGACCTCTCGGTGCCGGGCCATCCTGAGGTGTTTGCCGTGGGTGACCTCGTGAACCTCACCACCAAAGACGGCGACCCCGTGCCCGGCGTCGCGCCCGCGGCGCTACAGATGGGCAAGCACGTCGCCAAGCTCGTGGAACACGAGTTCAAGCACGGCAAGCAGCCGCCCGAAGCCCGCGAGGCCTTCGAGTATTGGGACAAAGGCTCCATGGCGACCATCGGCCGAAAGCGTGCGGTGGCGTGGGTGGGCAAGCTCAAGATCAGCGGCTTCTTCGCCTGGGTGGCGTGGCTGGGCATCCACCTGATGTTCCTCGTGACCTTCCGCAACAAGGTCAGCGTGCTGGTGCAGTGGTGCTATTCCTACCTCGCGTTCCGCCGCGGAGCCCGGATCATCATCCCGAAAAACGACGACAAACCCGACCAGCCCGGGGTAAGGGATTAA
- a CDS encoding glycoside hydrolase family 57 protein → MTAVNLYFQIHQPHRLRRYSVFDASSHYFDDDANEQILRKVAAKCYLPATRILLQQVKRHAGDFRLAFSITGCVLDQLRQHSPDVVDNFRKLSQTGCVEFLSETYDHSLASIYNHDEFISQVLRHSEVIDDLFGQTPVVFRNTELIYSNALASLVDHAEPFRGRFRGVLTEGADQVLAGRSPNRVYGSPEGLPLLLKNYELSDDIAFRFTNPISPGVKLKATRYAAKIASLEEQEAAKTGGDISESVCNLFMDFETFGEHQWKDTGILDFLAELPGAILSSGQRFLTPRESIDEFEPVDTFDCPQSISWADSERDLSAWAGNAMQASALNELYKLRESAINCSDPEAYRDWRRLSTSDHFYYMCTKYYADGDVHQYFSPYESPYDSYINFMNVLDNLRARCDASAALA, encoded by the coding sequence ATGACCGCCGTCAACCTTTACTTCCAGATTCACCAGCCCCACCGCCTGCGACGGTACAGCGTCTTCGATGCCAGCTCCCACTACTTCGACGACGACGCCAACGAACAGATCCTGCGCAAAGTCGCGGCCAAGTGTTACCTCCCCGCGACCCGCATCCTGCTCCAGCAGGTCAAACGACACGCCGGCGACTTCCGCCTCGCGTTTTCCATCACCGGCTGCGTGCTCGATCAGCTCCGCCAACACTCCCCGGATGTAGTCGACAACTTCCGCAAGCTCTCTCAGACCGGCTGCGTCGAGTTTCTCTCCGAGACCTACGACCACTCGCTGGCGTCGATCTATAACCACGACGAATTCATCAGCCAGGTGCTCCGCCACTCCGAGGTGATCGACGACCTGTTCGGCCAGACGCCGGTGGTCTTCCGCAACACCGAACTGATCTACAGCAACGCGTTGGCGAGCCTGGTGGACCACGCCGAGCCTTTCCGCGGCCGGTTCCGCGGCGTGCTGACCGAGGGGGCCGACCAGGTCCTGGCCGGCCGCTCGCCCAACCGGGTGTACGGCTCGCCCGAGGGCCTTCCCCTTCTGCTGAAAAACTACGAGCTCAGCGACGACATCGCGTTCCGCTTCACCAACCCGATCTCACCGGGCGTGAAGCTCAAAGCCACGCGGTACGCCGCGAAAATCGCTTCGCTGGAAGAGCAGGAAGCCGCGAAAACCGGCGGGGACATCTCCGAGAGCGTGTGCAACCTCTTCATGGACTTCGAGACGTTCGGCGAACACCAGTGGAAAGACACCGGCATCCTCGACTTCCTCGCCGAACTCCCCGGCGCAATACTTTCCTCGGGACAGCGTTTCCTGACCCCCCGTGAATCGATCGACGAGTTTGAGCCGGTGGACACGTTCGACTGCCCGCAGTCGATCAGCTGGGCCGACAGTGAACGCGACCTCTCGGCCTGGGCGGGCAACGCGATGCAGGCCTCGGCCCTGAACGAGCTGTACAAGCTCCGCGAATCCGCCATCAACTGCTCCGACCCCGAGGCCTACCGCGACTGGCGTCGGCTGAGCACTTCCGACCACTTCTACTACATGTGCACCAAGTACTACGCCGACGGCGACGTGCACCAGTATTTCAGCCCGTACGAATCGCCGTACGACAGCTACATCAATTTCATGAACGTGCTCGACAACCTGCGGGCGCGCTGCGACGCCTCGGCCGCTCTGGCGTAA